From a region of the Paralichthys olivaceus isolate ysfri-2021 chromosome 4, ASM2471397v2, whole genome shotgun sequence genome:
- the ccnh gene encoding cyclin-H, whose amino-acid sequence MFHNSSQRKYWIFHHEDEVEHRRCKANQKVRNKILESVKHGVSDSMFLERHEEDVLFRHYEKRLLDFCNMFKPVMPKSVVGTAVMYFRRFYLNNSIMEYHPRIIMLTCAYLSCKVDEFNVSSTQFVGNLVQESPAGQERVLEQILEYELLLIQQLNFHLVVHNPYRPMEGLLIDIKTRYPTLENPESLRKSADDFLTQATMTDAGLLFPPSQIALTAILNSASRASLSMESYLTECLGLKGDKESLSKMYESMRRMKTLLKKYELPKMEEVNVYKQKLERIHAEFGISSNKRKRGYEEDGHVAKEPRLAEEEWTDEDLI is encoded by the exons atgttcCACAACAGCTCCCAGAGAAAGTACTGGATCTTCCACCATGAGGACGAGGTGGAGCACAGGAGATGTAAAGCGAACCAGAAGGTCCGCAACAAGATACTAGAGAGTGTGAAG cacggGGTCAGTGACTCCATGTTTCTGGAGCGTCATGAGGAAGACGTGTTATTCAGACATTATGAGAAGAGGCTGCTGGATTTCTGCAACATGTTCAAACCTGTCATGCCCAAGTCTGTGGTG GGTACAGCCGTCATGTACTTCAGAAGATTCTACCTGAACAACTCCATCATGGAGTACCACCCTCGGATTATCAT GCTGACGTGTGCATACCTCTCCTGTAAGGTGGATGAGTTCAACGTGTCCAGCACCCAGTTTGTGGGGAACCTTGTGCAGGAGAGCCCAGCAGGACAGGAAAGAGTCCTGGAGCAAATCCTGGAATACGAGCTCCTGCTAATCCAACAGCTCAACTTCCACCTGGTGGTCCACAACCCCTACAGACCCATGGAGGGTCTGCTCATCGACAtcaag ACTAGATACCCCACTCTGGAGAATCCAGAGTCACTGAGGAAGAGTGCAGACGACTTTCTGACACAGGCCACCATGACAGATGCAGGGCTGCTGTTTCCCCCGTCTCAAATCGCTCTGACAGCTATTCTGAACAGCGCTTCGAGAGCCAGTCTCAGCATGGAGAG CTACCTGACTGAATGCCTGGGACTGAAAGGGGACAAAGAGTCTCTGTCAAAGATGTACGAGTCAATGAGAC GGATGAAAACCCTCCTGAAGAAGTATGAACTTCCTAAAATGGAGGAGGTGAATGTTTACAAACAGAAGCTGGAGAGGATTCACGCTGAATTTGGTATTTCAAGCAA CAAACGAAAGAGAGGATATGAAGAAGACGGCCACGTAGCAAAAGAACCACGTTTGGCAGAAGAG GAGTGGACAGATGAAGACCTGATATGA